Within the Candidatus Poribacteria bacterium genome, the region GAATTCGCCATGACTTGTCGTATGAGATGGCCCAAAATTATGCTGATCTTCATAATCGTCCTCGTTGCGTCGCTTATTCTCCCCTCATGCGCTCATGTGGGGAGAGGGACGAGACCGAACGAAGATGCCGTGCGTGAATTCGCTAAAACTCACGGCATCGATGAGGACGTCGCACGTTTTTACCTCAACCATCCGGAATATATCAAACGACACTACTCCTCTCCTCCTGCCTATCACTCCAGAAACTACAGGATGAGGACCTTCCTGATGAGGAAGTATTTTGACATGGCCATGGAATATAAGGAGGCCGGGGATCTGGACATGGCGATCGAAACTCTAAAAAAGGTGCAAAGGTTGAAGCCGGATTCCGCGACGGTGGACTACAATCTGGGCTTTTTCCACTTCGAGAGCGGAATGACCGATGATGCGGTTAAGTGGTATTCAGAGGCCCTGAGGAACGCCAATTCGGCGGATATGATCGTGGATGTTTCGATCAATCTCGCCCTTTGTTACCTCAAAATGGGCAAGCTTAAGGAGGCGGAGAATCGTCTGGAACAAGCGGCAGAGCTCGCCCCTGACGATCCCACCCTGCTTTACAACCTCGGCACCGTATATCTGGAAATGGGTAAGTATGAGAGGGCTATCGGTAAGTTCATGAGATGTCTCGATTCTGAGGCGCTTTCCACTGATGCGAAGATGGGATTAGGTCTTTGTTATGCCAAGATGGATCGTAGGGAAGAGGCGCTCAAGTGGTTCAGAGAGGTGGCTAAGCTCAGACCGGGAGATCCTCAGGTGTGGTATAACATCGGAGTTTTGACCTTCGAATTGGGAGATCTAAATAGTTCTAAATTGGCCTTTCAAAAGGCAAAGAAGTTGGGGTATGGAGGGGGAATAGAGGAATTTCTGAAGGCGATCAAAGGAATGAGGAAAAGAGATGCCAAGCTGGCCTACAACAAAGGTGTTTCCCTTCAGAAGGAGGGGAAGTATGAGGAGGCGATTAAAGAGTTTAAAAAGGCGCTTCAGCTCGACCCGAAGATGGAAAAGGCTTACTTGAACGCGGCCTTCTGTCTGAGTCGGTTGGGTAAATCCGATAAAGCGATCGACATGCTTAACAACGCTTTGAGCTTGAATTCCGATTTCTTCGAGGCTCAATATAACCTCGGTGTTATCTATCTGAAGTTAGGCCGACCGCGAAAGGCCGCGGAGCACCTGAGAAAAGCCGTCAAATTGAAACCGAATTTCACCGAGGGCAGATATAACCTCGGTATAGCCCTCTATAGATCCGGCATGTTCAACGAGGCCTCAAAACAGTTCAAGGCGGCTGTGAAGCTCGCACCTTGGTGGGCCGACGCACATTATAATCTGGCTATGAGCTATCTGAAACTCGGTATGAAGGGAAGGGCGATCTCAGAGTTTAAGACGGCTCTCAGGATCGATCCCGGTCACAGGAAATCGGAGGAGATGTTGAGATCCATCGGCGAGCACGTCGGTAACAGATAGCTGCTTAGCTTGCACCCTCGGTTCATCTGATTTCCTCCAGAGGATAAAGGTGAACGACAGGTGAACGGAAGGCATCCAAGAGCACGGACGACCATGGCCTCTCACCCTCAAGCCTGCCGCCGAAGGTGACGAACTCCACTCCGTTGCTCTCTTCGAACGAGCTCCCGGGCGGAAGAGGAAGAGGCCGATCCAACGATCTGAAAGCGTCAGCATGGTAAGCAGTGTCGATCCAGTAGCGCACATGCACTCCGCTCGATCTGCTCGCCGTCCCATAGAACATCCCCACCCCGCGATCGGCCCACATCCCAAGGTTAAGATAATAGTTCGGCACGTCCGGCCCCCCGACCTCATCTCCTTCGATCGAGCCGCCGATCTGAGGATACGCGAAGATGAAATAGCCGTGGAGTTTCCAATCGCCCTCAGAGATATTTTCGATCCGAAACACCCTGACAGAGACCCATCTCCTCCTTGGATACACGGCAATCCTGCCCATTATCCGATAAGCTCCTATCCCGCGTGAGCTGAGAAAGGTCCAGAGGACCACCCTCAACGGCCCGACTGAGACCCTCAGAATCTTCGTCGAATCGGGAGCGGGATACCGGAGCTCACCGCCGATCTCCTCCCTCAAAAGCGGGTAGATCCTTCCAAGGAGCGTCCCATCCAGCTTAAGCTCGTCCGCGAGATCGCCGCTTCCCCCCGATTTGACCAAGGTGAGGAAACCGTTGGATATCACGATCCTATCCTTTTCCTCCTTCAGCTCGATCCCCTCCGGCGATTTCCTCGCCGTTTCCCTCACGGGCGCGGACGCAAGATAGAGATAGACCGTCTTCGACTCGCCCGGCCGAAGCGGACATCTCAGGCAGATCTCGTCGAACTTCGAGAGCTTCCCGTCTTCAAACGAGTCGATCTGGATCGGAACCTCCTCACCCTTGGAGTCGAAGGCGACGATCCGCGACGGCGAGAGCTTCGACCAGTCGATATCGGATGAGATCTGATCCAAACTCAGCGATACGAACGGATTGGAGGTAGGAACCTCCCGGGGATTCTCCAGAAGGATCGGCACCCTTCCGATCCATCTCGTCCCCTCAGACGGCTTAGGCCAGGGGACGGATTCCGGCCGCGGCGCCCTTCGCTTCTCATATCCCCTTTCCCTGATCTCATAGACCCTCCGGTTGATCCTTTTGACGACGTTTACAAACTCCCAATACGGCTCGTCCTTTTCGTTAACGAGCCCGTAGTTGCTGTCTTCGGGGAAGGTGCTGGAGATTCCAAGGGCCGGCTCATCGACCCACATGAAGTAGTCCGAGCCGATGACGAAGGGCAGCGAGAAGAAGGTGGTCTGATAGATCTCAAAACATCTGGCTTTCTGTTCCTGCGTGTCCACCCTCATCCCGGCCCCGTGTTTGCACGGCAGGCCGCTGTCGAGCGCCGGGAAGGACCACTCGGTTATCATCAAGGGCCGTCCCGAAAGCTCGTAACACCGTCTCAGATGATCCTCTAACCCGATCGGTTCGCCGGTATCCAGATCAACCCTTCCATAGAAGTTGAGGGTGACGATGTCGCAATATCTGCCGGCGGCCCTCCATGCCGGATCAGGCGCGTTCCCGGCGAACCTACAGCCGAGGATCATATGATTCGGATCGTACTTTCTTATCGCAGCGGTGGCTATTGAGAAGTATCTGTCGGCCGCCAAAGCGACGAAATCCATAGCATCCCTCTCCATATTTCCGCTCTTCGGCTCGCCCCAATCCGTCCTCTCCAGCATCTCGTTGAACGATTTGAAGTCGGTCTCCCAAGCGTCATTCAGCTCATCTATCGAGCGATACCTCCTTTTAAGCAGATCGATCAACGCCTTTTTGGCGGTGTGTTCAGGAGGTTTCTTGACCGCCTCGGTGAATATCCCCCAGGGCCTGTGAACCTTCCCATACCACTCCAGCTCGTTATCCAGGAAATATCCGAAAAGCCACGGATCACCCTTCGCCTTCGAGCAGATCTCCCTGGCCTTCATATCGCAATATCTCTCGAACTTCGGGCTGAAG harbors:
- a CDS encoding tetratricopeptide repeat protein; its protein translation is MLIFIIVLVASLILPSCAHVGRGTRPNEDAVREFAKTHGIDEDVARFYLNHPEYIKRHYSSPPAYHSRNYRMRTFLMRKYFDMAMEYKEAGDLDMAIETLKKVQRLKPDSATVDYNLGFFHFESGMTDDAVKWYSEALRNANSADMIVDVSINLALCYLKMGKLKEAENRLEQAAELAPDDPTLLYNLGTVYLEMGKYERAIGKFMRCLDSEALSTDAKMGLGLCYAKMDRREEALKWFREVAKLRPGDPQVWYNIGVLTFELGDLNSSKLAFQKAKKLGYGGGIEEFLKAIKGMRKRDAKLAYNKGVSLQKEGKYEEAIKEFKKALQLDPKMEKAYLNAAFCLSRLGKSDKAIDMLNNALSLNSDFFEAQYNLGVIYLKLGRPRKAAEHLRKAVKLKPNFTEGRYNLGIALYRSGMFNEASKQFKAAVKLAPWWADAHYNLAMSYLKLGMKGRAISEFKTALRIDPGHRKSEEMLRSIGEHVGNR
- a CDS encoding beta-galactosidase, translated to MREGFPLILTLFLITCASGEQLTFHDDFSGYPDGSSGEPGWEPLSIGWTVKDGRYVNDEPVKVFALISSIPHVRRLKIEATLTVMGKSSNGWKVAGIALYENNRNNWHLALVESPDSQGAEHFFELQELYEGVWLAQNLPRTKLAPEEGFNSGIGWEYGKPYRLRLTLTPQRILGEIFDSGGRLLFRQGYRFDNPRSVSFGRPALDNGGFIAAFDDVKVEAEEVVEMKEEEREIPRYTKCAYEGIKGERTGFFHLEEKDGRWWVIDPNGCGFFAIGTDHIRFTGHWCEKLGYAPYHKNNLEKYGTEERWAKETVKRLLDWGFNLLGAGHSESLRYSGLAHTLFLSFGSGFASYEDIVPKVHWTGFPNVFSPKFERYCDMKAREICSKAKGDPWLFGYFLDNELEWYGKVHRPWGIFTEAVKKPPEHTAKKALIDLLKRRYRSIDELNDAWETDFKSFNEMLERTDWGEPKSGNMERDAMDFVALAADRYFSIATAAIRKYDPNHMILGCRFAGNAPDPAWRAAGRYCDIVTLNFYGRVDLDTGEPIGLEDHLRRCYELSGRPLMITEWSFPALDSGLPCKHGAGMRVDTQEQKARCFEIYQTTFFSLPFVIGSDYFMWVDEPALGISSTFPEDSNYGLVNEKDEPYWEFVNVVKRINRRVYEIRERGYEKRRAPRPESVPWPKPSEGTRWIGRVPILLENPREVPTSNPFVSLSLDQISSDIDWSKLSPSRIVAFDSKGEEVPIQIDSFEDGKLSKFDEICLRCPLRPGESKTVYLYLASAPVRETARKSPEGIELKEEKDRIVISNGFLTLVKSGGSGDLADELKLDGTLLGRIYPLLREEIGGELRYPAPDSTKILRVSVGPLRVVLWTFLSSRGIGAYRIMGRIAVYPRRRWVSVRVFRIENISEGDWKLHGYFIFAYPQIGGSIEGDEVGGPDVPNYYLNLGMWADRGVGMFYGTASRSSGVHVRYWIDTAYHADAFRSLDRPLPLPPGSSFEESNGVEFVTFGGRLEGERPWSSVLLDAFRSPVVHLYPLEEIR